The Eurosta solidaginis isolate ZX-2024a chromosome 4, ASM4086904v1, whole genome shotgun sequence genome includes a window with the following:
- the LOC137250425 gene encoding rac guanine nucleotide exchange factor JJ isoform X1 codes for MTTTPSTISLGISGRLASKTSNNKNNRQASFAAHPTHNIESSPTVAKRGHMRSASLENGTSFNAKNTIGLPTVLGGQQSQQQTQNQQPALINQTGTLKSRNEQKRMRGEKFGSHSSLDQEALPGGGRTKFQNIRQIFEITKKRTFGGGVTADPNKSPSANDAPVKSSVDTEDGVGNDLQRLNPQPLSATSCANAMMTKSMPSLQLRQQAHQQKLQTQQQLQTNLSYQQHPQLVRKPTPTLLSGNGSGNRNSYSEMSERLSITESLGSEGGGGGGGSVANAMDIKQKLRLQQQLQQQQQLAQQQQLQLRQHLQAQRQHSQPQMGQLAHPHRQKEQQQHQHLQHLTQMEQQQQRNVASMSHLPHNSNAIGQTATTTINEGETSQQPKVTAAIEAATTTKAATTTTPTMSVMTSYENLLRPIAFKPIPFEPDYSIQNNNGRYVAGDINVAATTVANVVGDRYGSTPSLAAVQSSNNMRFGSTSDLRHGGVGVGVSTGVMACGTAVGAYSSNNYCNSLMARRRGSRSLKINDSMESIRQTPDSDANSQSSTIKSTGSCNNNIPNNANVINNHGFSGANIGFGCIGSVGSTAGGSGNSIINGFASTKYMLNEQCDMTPSPSDSGISDLEAALKDRDSELSYLRQTMEHNEKVIFRVQKDKENFWEQETKRLKTFYEAQQREYLLKIKKMEQILAMQQFQFKQHKMRQTESSNKLKEQLADLKNENESLRSTNSSLKNSERNLKDSFAYIEEQLRESEITIAGIKSQLEESEWKVCERNGELALLKSQLKEANVEITLKEHAIVHLRHENTNAETQIYESLQENEKMTKQQKQVEQQQARSDKESEIELKQLNKIIILKDQVILALTNELAKLRKELSDLAIFQEYGEEPSGRFIRLKQQLDNLTDICSRTHRQAHKPDSIAVAPPKEKVIDDTNLELIMNCLKIAPPLDDTDESENERESALKLCAEKRLAKMSADIQNFVYGSQNLPDIAVNHNHNNNQHKALQHTHSNAHKLEESTLDTLIEESAGYAEEISKLRKQLDDVRVNFELEKRQWCEEREKVLSYQKQLQAHYINMYQKLRSLENSNEV; via the exons ATGACTACCACACCCTCCACTATATCATTAGGTATTAGTGGACGGCTTGCTAGCAAAACtagcaacaacaagaacaataGGCAAGCCTCATTTGCCGCCCACCCCACACATAATATAGAGTCATCGCCAACAGTAGCGAAACGTGGACACATGAGATCTGCATCGCTTGAGAATGGCACCTCTTTTAACGCGAAAAACACAATAGGATTGCCTACAGTATTGGGAGGACAACAATCGCAGCAGCAGACACAAAACCAACAACCAGCATTGATAAATCAAACGGGAACGCTAAAGTCACGCAATGAGCAAAAGCGCATGCGTGGTGAGAAATTTGGTAGTCACAGTAGCTTAGACCAGGAAGCGCTGCCCGGTGGTGGGCGaacgaaatttcaaaatataCGACAAATATTTGAAATAACCAAAAAGCGCACTTTTGGCGGCGGAGTAACCGCAGATCCAAACAAGTCGCCAAGTGCCAATGATGCACCAGTGAAATCAAGTGTCGACACAGAAGATGGTGTAGGCAATGATCTTCAGCGACTAAATCCACAGCCGCTGTCCGCCACTTCATGTGCCAATGCCATGATGACAAAATCCATGCCCAGCTTGCAACTACGCCAGCAGGCACATCAACAAAAATTGCAaactcaacaacaactacaaacaaATTTGTCATATCAGCAGCACCCACAATTGGTTCGCAAGCCAACACCGACGCTATTGAgtggaaacggaagcggaaatcGCAATAGTTACTCAGAAATGAGTGAACGGTTGAGTATAACAGAAAGTTTGGGCAGCGAGggaggtggtggtggtggtggtagtgTAGCGAATGCAATGGATATAAAACAAAAGTTGCGGCTGCAACAACAACTCCAGCAACAGCAACAATTGGCGCAACAGCAACAATTACAGCTGCGACAGCACCTGCAGGCGCAAAGGCAACACTCACAGCCGCAAATGGGACAGCTGGCGCACCCACATCGAcaaaaagaacaacaacaacatcaacatctaCAACACCTAACACAAATGGAACAACAACAGCAGCGAAATGTCGCCAGTATGTCACACTTGCCACACAATTCTAATGCTATAGgccaaacagcaacaacaacaattaacgAAGGAGAAACCAGCCAACAG CCAAAGGTAACAGCAGCTATCGAAGCAGCTACAACAACTaaagctgcaacaacaacaacacctacAATGTCTGTGATGACGTCGTATGAGAATCTTTTAAGACCCATCGCCTTTAAGCCAATCCCCTTTGAACCGGACTATAGCATACAGAATAATAATGGTCGTTATGTAGCTGGCGATATTAATGTTGCGGCGACAACAGTGGCGAATGTTGTGGGCGATCGTTACGGTTCAACGCCATCCTTGGCTGCTGTCCAGAGCTCGAACAATATGCGTTTTGGCA GCACGTCCGATTTACGCCATGGCGGCGTTGGCGTTGGCGTTAGCACTGGTGTTATGGCTTGTGGCACTGCAGTTGGCGCTTATTCAAGCAACAATTATTGCAATAGCCTCATGGCGCGTCGTCGTGGTTCCAGATCGTTGAAAATCAACGATAGTATGGAATCAATACGGCAAACGCCGGATTCGGATGCGAACAGTCAAAGTAGCACAAT AAAATCGACTGGCAGTTGCAACAACAATATCCCCAATAATGCAAACGTCATAAACAACCATGGATTTAGTGGCGCAAACATTGGTTTCGGTTGCATTGGCAGCGTAGGCAGTACGGCTGGTGGAAGTGGTAATTCGATTATTAACGGTTTTGCTAGTACCAAGTATATGCTAAATGAACAGTGCGACATGACACCTTCGCCATCCGACTCGGGCATTTCAGATTTGGAGGCGGCATTAAAGGATCGCGATTCGGAACTCTCCTATTTGCGTCAAACAATGGAACACAATGAGAAAGTAATATTCAGAGTACAAAAG GACAAAGAGAACTTCTGGGAACAAGAGACGAAGCGCTTAAAGACTTTCTATGAGGCTCAACAACGTGAATATTTgctgaaaattaagaaaatggaACAAATTTTGGCTATGCAACAATTTCAATTCAAACAACACAAAATGCGACAAACTGAATCATCAAATAAACTCAAGGAGCAGTTGGCCGATTTGAAGAATGAAAATGAATCACTTAG GAGTACCAACAGCAGCCTGAAGAACTCAGAACGTAATCTTAAAGACAGTTTCGCCTACATTGAAGAGCAACTGCGTGAATCAGAGATCACCATAGCCGGCATAAAGTCGCAATTGGAGGAAAGCGAATGGAAGGTCTGCGAGCGCAATGGAGAACTCGCGCTCCTCAAATCGCAGCTCAAAGAGGCTAAC GTTGAAATCACGCTCAAGGAACACGCCATCGTTCATCTGCGCCACGAAAACACCAACGCGGAGACACAAATCTATGAAAGTTTGCAAGAGAATGAGAAAATGaccaaacaacaaaaacaagtcgAACAACAACAAGCACGCAGCGACAAAGAatctgaaattgaattgaaacaattaaataaaatcattaTATTGAAAGACCAAGTAATACTCGCACTCACCAATGAGTTGGCCAAATTGCGCAAAGAGCTATCTGATTTGGCTATTTTTCAAGAATACGGTGAGGAACCCTCCGGCCGTTTCATACGTCTCAAGCAGCAATTGGACAATCTCACCGACATTTGCAGTCGTACACATCGACAGGCGCATAAACCCGATTCAATTGCAGTAGCACCACCAAAGGAAAAGGTCATCGATGATACAAACTTAGAATTAATTATGAATTGCTTGAAAATCGCGCCACCCCTCGACGACACCGATGAAAGTGAAAACGAACGCGAATCGGCGCTTAAACTTTGCGCTGAAAAACGTTTAGCCAAAATGTCTGctgatatacaaaattttgtttatgGTTCACAAAATCTACCCGATATTGCTGTTAAtcataatcacaacaacaatcaGCATAAGGCCCTGCAGCACACACATTCGAATGCACATAAATTGGAAGAATCAACATTGGATACGCTGATCGAGGAGTCTGCCGGCTATGCTGAGGAGATTTCCAAATTACGAAAGCAATTAGATGATGTGCGTGTCAATTTTGAGTTGGAGAAACGGCAATGGTGTGAGGAGCGTGAAAAGGTGTTGAGCTATCAAAAGCAGCTGCAGGCTCACTATATAAATATGTATCAGAAATTGCGCAGTTTAGAGAACTCCAATGAAGTGTAA
- the LOC137250425 gene encoding rac guanine nucleotide exchange factor JJ isoform X2, translated as MTTTPSTISLGISGRLASKTSNNKNNRQASFAAHPTHNIESSPTVAKRGHMRSASLENGTSFNAKNTIGLPTVLGGQQSQQQTQNQQPALINQTGTLKSRNEQKRMRGEKFGSHSSLDQEALPGGGRTKFQNIRQIFEITKKRTFGGGVTADPNKSPSANDAPVKSSVDTEDGVGNDLQRLNPQPLSATSCANAMMTKSMPSLQLRQQAHQQKLQTQQQLQTNLSYQQHPQLVRKPTPTLLSGNGSGNRNSYSEMSERLSITESLGSEGGGGGGGSVANAMDIKQKLRLQQQLQQQQQLAQQQQLQLRQHLQAQRQHSQPQMGQLAHPHRQKEQQQHQHLQHLTQMEQQQQRNVASMSHLPHNSNAIGQTATTTINEGETSQQPKVTAAIEAATTTKAATTTTPTMSVMTSYENLLRPIAFKPIPFEPDYSIQNNNGRYVAGDINVAATTVANVVGDRYGSTPSLAAVQSSNNMRFGSTSDLRHGGVGVGVSTGVMACGTAVGAYSSNNYCNSLMARRRGSRSLKINDSMESIRQTPDSDANSQSSTIKSTGSCNNNIPNNANVINNHGFSGANIGFGCIGSVGSTAGGSGNSIINGFASTKYMLNEQCDMTPSPSDSGISDLEAALKDRDSELSYLRQTMEHNEKDKENFWEQETKRLKTFYEAQQREYLLKIKKMEQILAMQQFQFKQHKMRQTESSNKLKEQLADLKNENESLRSTNSSLKNSERNLKDSFAYIEEQLRESEITIAGIKSQLEESEWKVCERNGELALLKSQLKEANVEITLKEHAIVHLRHENTNAETQIYESLQENEKMTKQQKQVEQQQARSDKESEIELKQLNKIIILKDQVILALTNELAKLRKELSDLAIFQEYGEEPSGRFIRLKQQLDNLTDICSRTHRQAHKPDSIAVAPPKEKVIDDTNLELIMNCLKIAPPLDDTDESENERESALKLCAEKRLAKMSADIQNFVYGSQNLPDIAVNHNHNNNQHKALQHTHSNAHKLEESTLDTLIEESAGYAEEISKLRKQLDDVRVNFELEKRQWCEEREKVLSYQKQLQAHYINMYQKLRSLENSNEV; from the exons ATGACTACCACACCCTCCACTATATCATTAGGTATTAGTGGACGGCTTGCTAGCAAAACtagcaacaacaagaacaataGGCAAGCCTCATTTGCCGCCCACCCCACACATAATATAGAGTCATCGCCAACAGTAGCGAAACGTGGACACATGAGATCTGCATCGCTTGAGAATGGCACCTCTTTTAACGCGAAAAACACAATAGGATTGCCTACAGTATTGGGAGGACAACAATCGCAGCAGCAGACACAAAACCAACAACCAGCATTGATAAATCAAACGGGAACGCTAAAGTCACGCAATGAGCAAAAGCGCATGCGTGGTGAGAAATTTGGTAGTCACAGTAGCTTAGACCAGGAAGCGCTGCCCGGTGGTGGGCGaacgaaatttcaaaatataCGACAAATATTTGAAATAACCAAAAAGCGCACTTTTGGCGGCGGAGTAACCGCAGATCCAAACAAGTCGCCAAGTGCCAATGATGCACCAGTGAAATCAAGTGTCGACACAGAAGATGGTGTAGGCAATGATCTTCAGCGACTAAATCCACAGCCGCTGTCCGCCACTTCATGTGCCAATGCCATGATGACAAAATCCATGCCCAGCTTGCAACTACGCCAGCAGGCACATCAACAAAAATTGCAaactcaacaacaactacaaacaaATTTGTCATATCAGCAGCACCCACAATTGGTTCGCAAGCCAACACCGACGCTATTGAgtggaaacggaagcggaaatcGCAATAGTTACTCAGAAATGAGTGAACGGTTGAGTATAACAGAAAGTTTGGGCAGCGAGggaggtggtggtggtggtggtagtgTAGCGAATGCAATGGATATAAAACAAAAGTTGCGGCTGCAACAACAACTCCAGCAACAGCAACAATTGGCGCAACAGCAACAATTACAGCTGCGACAGCACCTGCAGGCGCAAAGGCAACACTCACAGCCGCAAATGGGACAGCTGGCGCACCCACATCGAcaaaaagaacaacaacaacatcaacatctaCAACACCTAACACAAATGGAACAACAACAGCAGCGAAATGTCGCCAGTATGTCACACTTGCCACACAATTCTAATGCTATAGgccaaacagcaacaacaacaattaacgAAGGAGAAACCAGCCAACAG CCAAAGGTAACAGCAGCTATCGAAGCAGCTACAACAACTaaagctgcaacaacaacaacacctacAATGTCTGTGATGACGTCGTATGAGAATCTTTTAAGACCCATCGCCTTTAAGCCAATCCCCTTTGAACCGGACTATAGCATACAGAATAATAATGGTCGTTATGTAGCTGGCGATATTAATGTTGCGGCGACAACAGTGGCGAATGTTGTGGGCGATCGTTACGGTTCAACGCCATCCTTGGCTGCTGTCCAGAGCTCGAACAATATGCGTTTTGGCA GCACGTCCGATTTACGCCATGGCGGCGTTGGCGTTGGCGTTAGCACTGGTGTTATGGCTTGTGGCACTGCAGTTGGCGCTTATTCAAGCAACAATTATTGCAATAGCCTCATGGCGCGTCGTCGTGGTTCCAGATCGTTGAAAATCAACGATAGTATGGAATCAATACGGCAAACGCCGGATTCGGATGCGAACAGTCAAAGTAGCACAAT AAAATCGACTGGCAGTTGCAACAACAATATCCCCAATAATGCAAACGTCATAAACAACCATGGATTTAGTGGCGCAAACATTGGTTTCGGTTGCATTGGCAGCGTAGGCAGTACGGCTGGTGGAAGTGGTAATTCGATTATTAACGGTTTTGCTAGTACCAAGTATATGCTAAATGAACAGTGCGACATGACACCTTCGCCATCCGACTCGGGCATTTCAGATTTGGAGGCGGCATTAAAGGATCGCGATTCGGAACTCTCCTATTTGCGTCAAACAATGGAACACAATGAGAAA GACAAAGAGAACTTCTGGGAACAAGAGACGAAGCGCTTAAAGACTTTCTATGAGGCTCAACAACGTGAATATTTgctgaaaattaagaaaatggaACAAATTTTGGCTATGCAACAATTTCAATTCAAACAACACAAAATGCGACAAACTGAATCATCAAATAAACTCAAGGAGCAGTTGGCCGATTTGAAGAATGAAAATGAATCACTTAG GAGTACCAACAGCAGCCTGAAGAACTCAGAACGTAATCTTAAAGACAGTTTCGCCTACATTGAAGAGCAACTGCGTGAATCAGAGATCACCATAGCCGGCATAAAGTCGCAATTGGAGGAAAGCGAATGGAAGGTCTGCGAGCGCAATGGAGAACTCGCGCTCCTCAAATCGCAGCTCAAAGAGGCTAAC GTTGAAATCACGCTCAAGGAACACGCCATCGTTCATCTGCGCCACGAAAACACCAACGCGGAGACACAAATCTATGAAAGTTTGCAAGAGAATGAGAAAATGaccaaacaacaaaaacaagtcgAACAACAACAAGCACGCAGCGACAAAGAatctgaaattgaattgaaacaattaaataaaatcattaTATTGAAAGACCAAGTAATACTCGCACTCACCAATGAGTTGGCCAAATTGCGCAAAGAGCTATCTGATTTGGCTATTTTTCAAGAATACGGTGAGGAACCCTCCGGCCGTTTCATACGTCTCAAGCAGCAATTGGACAATCTCACCGACATTTGCAGTCGTACACATCGACAGGCGCATAAACCCGATTCAATTGCAGTAGCACCACCAAAGGAAAAGGTCATCGATGATACAAACTTAGAATTAATTATGAATTGCTTGAAAATCGCGCCACCCCTCGACGACACCGATGAAAGTGAAAACGAACGCGAATCGGCGCTTAAACTTTGCGCTGAAAAACGTTTAGCCAAAATGTCTGctgatatacaaaattttgtttatgGTTCACAAAATCTACCCGATATTGCTGTTAAtcataatcacaacaacaatcaGCATAAGGCCCTGCAGCACACACATTCGAATGCACATAAATTGGAAGAATCAACATTGGATACGCTGATCGAGGAGTCTGCCGGCTATGCTGAGGAGATTTCCAAATTACGAAAGCAATTAGATGATGTGCGTGTCAATTTTGAGTTGGAGAAACGGCAATGGTGTGAGGAGCGTGAAAAGGTGTTGAGCTATCAAAAGCAGCTGCAGGCTCACTATATAAATATGTATCAGAAATTGCGCAGTTTAGAGAACTCCAATGAAGTGTAA